In Komagataeibacter sucrofermentans DSM 15973, the genomic window GCTTGAAGGCGTTGTCTTTTTTTTAAAGGGCATTACGCTTTCAAAGCTTTTCTCATTCTTCTTTGCACGCGCTAGGCGCGGTGCCTGATGAACTGGAGCATGAGATCAATCAGGGCTGCCACCGCCAGCAGCACCGTCACCACGCGCAGCACCAGCCGCAGCCGACGCTCGCGCGGGGTCGGGGCCAGTTCGCGCCGGTTCATGATAAGGGGCTCCGGCTGGCGCGGAGTGCCTTGATCGGGTCGTTCAGCCATTGCCCTGTGCCATCAGATGTTTCATGGATAGGCCGCCGTTTTACCAGAACAGATGGATAACACCAGAGCGTGCCCCTTCCCTTTCTCCGCCCGCGCGCAGCTTGGTCCGCGCTGCTTTTTTCCGTGGTTCTACTGGCCACCGTGCCCAACCGCGCGGCTCATGCCCAGAACTGCACGGAACTCGGCGCAGGCCAGCAACTGCCCGTAGTGGATAACCCGAAACTGGCGCGTGACACGCAACTCCTGTGCAGCACCCGCTTTGCCGTGCTGTATTCCGCTCTGGCGCGTGAGCCGCTCTGGGTGGCCGAGCATCTCGATACCGCCATGGTCCGCGCCGCCATGCAAACCCCGCGTGAAGGCGAATTTCACCCTGACACGCGCATTGCCCCCGGCGCGCGCGCGGAACTTGAAGATTACGTGCGCTCGGGCTTCGATCGCGGGCACATGGCCCCCTCGGGCGACATGCCCGACCGGCAGACACAGCAGGAAACCTTTGCGCTCTCCAACATCGTGCCCCAGCGCGCGACACTGAACCGGGGCCGCTGGGCCGAGATCGAATCCGCCGTGCGCGGCCTGGCCCTGCGCACGGGCAACCTTTACGTGGCCACCGGCCCGGCTTTTCACTCAAGCAGCCTGTCAGCCATCGGGCCGGACCGGGTGCTTGTGCCCACTTCCACATGGAAGGCGGTCTATGACCCCCGCAGGCAGCAATCTGGCGTGTATGTCTGCCATAATGTGGCGCGCAGCCCCCGGTGCAGCCATGTCAGCGTAATGGAACTGACTCGGATTACCGGGGTCGATCCCTTCCCCGCGCTGCCAGCGAACGTCAAGCAGACCTGCATGACGCTACCGCTTGGCCATGCCCGCACGGCCACGAAGCATGCGCGGCGCCGCACCCGACGGCGTGTCTATGCACGCTGGTAAAAAGCAAAAAATAAAAGTTTTTGGGTGCTGCCTTTTTGCAAAAAGGCGGCGTTTCCTGAAGCTTTTTGAAAAAAGCTTCACCAAAAACTTCTGGTTTTTTCACCGGCCCTGCAAGAAATATTCTGGATGAAGGAGACATGACCATGACCGCCCACTCCCCCAAATCCACTACCCTCGTGCCCTTTGCCGATAACAGCGCCAGCCGCACCATTGCCGGCATGACGGTGGAAAACGGCACCGATAGCATCGCTTTTTATGGCCAGACGGATTTCAGCCGCGACAAGGCCGGCCTGGCACGCGCCCAGGCGCTGCTGGCCTTCATGCAGCAAGTTGTCACGACGCTGGAGGCACAAAAAGACCTGCCCGATGCCCTGCCGCCGCGCAAGCCCGCCAAGGTGGACAATCCCTTCATGTAAAATCTCCCCCCAACGCACAACGGGGCCGGTCCATTGCTGGACCGACCCCGTTGAAAAACCCGTTCCCCGCAGCACAGGGCTGCGGGAAAAGCCGGATCAGCGCTTGCTGAACTGGAAGGAACGGCGGGCCTTGGCGCGACCGTACTTCTTACGTTCAACAACACGCGAATCGCGCGTCAGGAAGCCAGCGGCCTTCAGGATGCTGCGCAGCGCGGGCTCATAGTGGGTCAGCGCACGGCTGATGCCGTGACGGACCGCACCGGCCTGACCGGACAGACCACCACCAACGACCGTGCAGTACACGTCGAACTGGTTGTAGCGGTCAGCCACCAGGAAGGGCTGCGTGATCAGCATGCGCAGCACGGGGCGCGCGAAGTAGGTGCCGACCGGACGGCCATTGACGATGATGTCGCCCTTGCCCGGCTTGATCCACACGCGGGCCACGGCATCCTTACGGCGGCCGGTGGCGTAGGCACGGCCCTGCGCATCGCGCTTGGCTTCATAAACCGGAGCGGCTTCCTGCGCGGACGTCACCTGACCGGAAGCAACGGCTTCCTTGAGGTCAGCGAGCGTGCCTGTACGTTCTTGGGTTTCAGACATATGGTTCAGCCCCCGACCTTCTGGGTGTTGACGGCATTCTTGCGGTTGAGCGATGCAACATCGAGAACCTGCGGCTTCTGCCCGTCATGCGGGTGCTCGGCGCCGGCATAGACATACAGGTGCTTCATCTGCGCGCGCTGCAGCGGGCCGCGCGTGATCATGCGCTCGATGGCCTTGCGCACGACATGGCCGGGGTTCTTGCCGGTCAGGCGCTGGGTGATGGTGCGCTCCTTGATCCCACCGGGGTAGCCGGTGTGATAATGGAACAGCTTCTGGTCAACCTTGTTGCCGGTCAGGCGAACCTTCTCGGCGTTGATGATGACGATATTGTCGCCACAATCAACGTGCGGGGTGAACTGCGGCTTGTGCTTGCCGCGCAGGCGCTGGGCAACGATGGCGGCCAGACGGCCAAGAACGAGGCCTTCGGCGTCGATCAGGGTCCAGCCACGCGTCACCTCGGCGGGCTTCAGCGAAAGTGTGGTCTTCATGGATCTAGTGTTCCGTCCAGTAATGTAGCGGTAACAGGTGGCGCGTTATCAGCCGCATCATGTGCAAACGTCAAGCACATAATCCGTTCCGAGCGGCATTTTTCCGCTAAAAAATCGTGTGTGGTATCATGATACCGCCATCTTTCGCATCACGACCTTTCCACGAGCGATTGCCGAGGGGGGGCACAATGCGATAGCAGTCAGTTCAAGGTCATTACGGATATCAGCCTCGTGAAGAAACTCTACCCTGCCATTCCCCTGCTTGTACTGGTGCTGCTGGTTGGCAGCTGGGGGGTGCATCACTTTGCCCAGCACAGGCTTGAAGCCGGCATAGCCGACTTCCGCGCCTCCATCGGGCCGAACGCCACGTTCAGCTACGCCACGGCCCGGCCGCGCACGCTGGCGCGGGGCGCGCATTTTACGGCCGTTACCTACCACAACCCCGCCATGACGCTGATCGCGGCTGACGTGCGGCTCGGCGGGCTGACCGGCAACAACGTGCAGGGCGAGAAGATCGGCAGCATCGTGCTGCGCGATGTCAAGATCATGACCCAGACCAGCACCATCTCGCTCGATGAGGTGGACCTGCGCAACCTGGTGCTGCCCAATACCGACCGCGCGAGCGCCGATTCCAGCCGCCCGCTGGGCTTCGATTCCCTCGTGCTTGATAACGGCACGTTTGCCAACATGCATCTGGCCATGCCCGCCAGCCAGACCGATGTCACCGTCGCCCGCATGAGCGTGGAGCAGTACGGGATGGGCCGCGCCTCGCATCTCGATCTCGACCGGCTGGCCACCCAGATCAACCTCACCCCCCCGCGCCGCATCTCGGTCGAGCACATCAAGATCGACGGACCGGATTTTGCCAGCGAGGTCGCGAGCCTGATCCAGTCGGGCCACCTGATCCATGAAAGCCATCCGCACACGATGGACCTCAAAAAGGTGGAGATCGACAGCACCCACCCCATGCTCCAGATCGACCATGTCGCCACCTCCAGCTTCTCCACCGCGACCGAGGACAAGATGGACACGACGCTGGGCAACCTCACGCTGTGGTCCACCGGCACGGATAACCAGACAATCCTCAATGCGTTCGGCTATGACAGTTTCAACGGCAACATCCATATCAACAGCACCAGCGACCGCAGTGCCGGGCGGGTGCATCTCGAGCCGATGACCATCGAGTCGGCCGACATGGGCAACCTGACCGTGGTGGCCGAGCTGGACCAGATTCCCTTTGATGACATGGCCATCATTCCCGAGACTGCCCGCA contains:
- the rpsI gene encoding 30S ribosomal protein S9, producing MSETQERTGTLADLKEAVASGQVTSAQEAAPVYEAKRDAQGRAYATGRRKDAVARVWIKPGKGDIIVNGRPVGTYFARPVLRMLITQPFLVADRYNQFDVYCTVVGGGLSGQAGAVRHGISRALTHYEPALRSILKAAGFLTRDSRVVERKKYGRAKARRSFQFSKR
- a CDS encoding DNA/RNA non-specific endonuclease, yielding MPLPFLRPRAAWSALLFSVVLLATVPNRAAHAQNCTELGAGQQLPVVDNPKLARDTQLLCSTRFAVLYSALAREPLWVAEHLDTAMVRAAMQTPREGEFHPDTRIAPGARAELEDYVRSGFDRGHMAPSGDMPDRQTQQETFALSNIVPQRATLNRGRWAEIESAVRGLALRTGNLYVATGPAFHSSSLSAIGPDRVLVPTSTWKAVYDPRRQQSGVYVCHNVARSPRCSHVSVMELTRITGVDPFPALPANVKQTCMTLPLGHARTATKHARRRTRRRVYARW
- the rplM gene encoding 50S ribosomal protein L13, which encodes MKTTLSLKPAEVTRGWTLIDAEGLVLGRLAAIVAQRLRGKHKPQFTPHVDCGDNIVIINAEKVRLTGNKVDQKLFHYHTGYPGGIKERTITQRLTGKNPGHVVRKAIERMITRGPLQRAQMKHLYVYAGAEHPHDGQKPQVLDVASLNRKNAVNTQKVGG